One Sanguibacter sp. HDW7 DNA window includes the following coding sequences:
- the pafA gene encoding Pup--protein ligase, with protein sequence MRDVRRIFGLETEYGVTFAATGERTLSADEVARQMFRKVVAWGRSSNVFLTNGSRLYLDVGSHPEYATAECDSVRQLVTYDRGGDRIVEELVAEAQEHLDDEGVAGRVHLFKNNSDSAGNSYGSHENYLVRRGPDFQRLTDQLVPFLITRQVLTGAGRIEVTPRGATFQLSQRADHMWEAVSSATTRSRPVINTRDEPHADAELYRRLHVIVGDSSMAEPTTFLKIGSTDLVLRLLEAHVHLRDLTIENPVRAIREISRDITGRAPVTLANGRVVTAIDVQEEYLTRVVAFLDEHGASAEDLEVVDLWRRGVEALRAGDMSSVETELDWVVKHRLVERYRARHGLALGDPRVLRLDLAYHDVSRTDGLLTKLQDAGLVRRLTSEAEVLESVSVPPQTTRARLRGDFVRAAQDARRDYTVDWVHLKLNDAAQRTVLCKDPFTSVDERVDRLIASM encoded by the coding sequence ATGAGGGACGTCCGCAGGATCTTCGGTCTCGAGACCGAGTACGGCGTGACGTTCGCGGCGACGGGGGAGCGCACGCTCTCGGCCGACGAGGTCGCACGCCAGATGTTCCGCAAGGTCGTCGCGTGGGGGCGGTCGTCAAACGTCTTCCTCACGAACGGCTCGCGTCTCTACCTCGACGTCGGCTCGCACCCCGAGTACGCGACGGCCGAGTGCGACTCGGTGCGCCAGCTCGTCACGTACGACCGCGGCGGCGACCGCATCGTCGAGGAGCTCGTCGCGGAGGCGCAGGAGCACCTCGACGACGAGGGCGTCGCAGGTCGCGTCCACCTCTTCAAGAACAACTCCGACTCGGCGGGCAACTCCTACGGCAGCCACGAGAACTACCTCGTGCGTCGCGGCCCGGACTTCCAGCGGCTCACCGACCAGCTCGTGCCGTTCCTCATCACGCGGCAGGTGCTCACGGGCGCCGGCCGCATCGAGGTGACGCCGCGCGGGGCGACGTTCCAGCTCTCGCAGCGCGCCGACCACATGTGGGAGGCGGTGTCGTCCGCGACGACCCGCTCCCGTCCCGTCATCAACACGCGCGACGAGCCCCACGCGGACGCCGAGCTCTACCGGCGGCTCCACGTCATCGTGGGCGACTCCTCGATGGCCGAGCCGACGACGTTCCTCAAGATCGGCTCGACCGACCTCGTCCTGCGGCTGCTCGAGGCTCACGTCCACCTTCGGGACCTCACGATCGAGAACCCCGTGCGCGCGATCCGCGAGATCAGCCGCGACATCACGGGGCGCGCCCCGGTGACGCTCGCAAACGGTCGGGTCGTCACGGCGATCGACGTCCAGGAGGAGTACCTCACGCGTGTCGTCGCGTTCCTCGACGAGCACGGCGCCTCGGCCGAGGACCTCGAGGTCGTCGACCTGTGGCGTCGCGGCGTCGAGGCGCTGCGGGCGGGCGACATGTCGAGCGTCGAGACCGAGCTCGACTGGGTCGTCAAGCATCGGCTCGTCGAGCGGTACCGTGCCCGTCACGGGCTCGCCCTCGGCGACCCGCGCGTCCTGCGGCTTGACCTCGCCTACCACGACGTCTCGCGCACCGACGGGCTCCTCACGAAGCTCCAGGACGCTGGGCTCGTGCGTCGGCTCACGAGCGAGGCCGAGGTCCTCGAGTCGGTCTCCGTGCCGCCGCAGACCACGCGCGCTCGTCTCCGCGGCGACTTCGTGCGTGCGGCGCAGGATGCCCGGCGCGACTACACGGTCGACTGGGTGCACCTCAAGCTCAACGACGCGGCGCAGCGCACCGTGCTGTGCAAGGACCCGTTCACGAGCGTCGACGAGCGCGTCGACCGACTCATCGCCTCGATGTGA
- a CDS encoding FKBP-type peptidyl-prolyl cis-trans isomerase, translating to MTTPVRRRQALPGLRAAAFVVAALAATLGLAACTGEPEAPETPAPVVAVSGDFGGVPTLTYTPPLTFPDRRSAVVWEGDGPELTDGSTVLLDLLAQDASDGSSVMNTHDSLPEVYTFDETLLGPSLYDLLDGQRAGARLLLTETSNGTPLALVVDVLAGRASGEAVANDDSSLPTVTLGADGAPSVRIPKDVKPPTSVVARTLVRGERDQVTAGQTAIVQYTAVAWSTGEVIDTTWSRGRAPFVTLVGDSKPVAAWNLGLIEQRVGSQVLIVAPPSAAYGGTDSPWADETVVYVVDILHASTLVAPDVEPDGSDEATDGSDDGTEKPAKENS from the coding sequence GTGACCACCCCCGTCAGACGGCGTCAGGCCCTGCCCGGCCTGCGCGCCGCGGCGTTCGTCGTCGCCGCGCTCGCCGCGACCCTCGGGCTCGCCGCATGCACGGGCGAGCCCGAGGCGCCCGAGACCCCGGCGCCCGTCGTCGCCGTGAGCGGCGACTTCGGCGGCGTCCCGACGCTCACGTACACGCCGCCGCTGACGTTCCCCGACCGCCGCAGCGCGGTCGTGTGGGAGGGGGACGGCCCGGAGCTCACCGACGGGTCGACGGTGCTCCTCGACCTCCTCGCCCAGGACGCCTCGGACGGCAGCTCCGTGATGAACACGCACGACTCGCTCCCCGAGGTCTACACGTTCGACGAGACGCTGCTCGGGCCCTCGCTCTACGACCTGCTCGACGGGCAGCGGGCCGGTGCGCGGCTCCTCCTCACAGAGACCTCGAACGGCACGCCGCTCGCGCTCGTCGTCGACGTGCTCGCCGGGCGCGCGTCGGGAGAGGCCGTCGCGAACGACGACTCCTCGCTCCCGACGGTGACGCTCGGAGCTGACGGTGCGCCGAGCGTGAGGATTCCCAAGGACGTCAAGCCGCCGACGTCCGTCGTCGCGCGGACGCTCGTCCGTGGCGAGCGCGACCAGGTGACGGCCGGCCAGACGGCCATCGTCCAGTACACGGCCGTCGCGTGGTCGACGGGCGAGGTCATCGACACGACGTGGTCGCGCGGCCGTGCGCCGTTCGTCACGCTCGTCGGCGACTCCAAGCCTGTCGCGGCCTGGAACCTCGGCCTCATCGAGCAGCGCGTGGGCTCGCAGGTCCTCATCGTCGCGCCGCCGTCGGCGGCGTACGGGGGCACGGACTCGCCGTGGGCCGACGAGACGGTCGTCTACGTCGTCGACATCCTCCACGCGAGTACCCTTGTCGCGCCCGACGTCGAGCCCGACGGCAGCGACGAGGCGACCGACGGGTCGGACGACGGCACCGAGAAGCCAGCCAAGGAGAACTCATGA
- the hisF gene encoding imidazole glycerol phosphate synthase subunit HisF — translation MSVSVRVVPCLDVDAGRVVKGVNFENLRDAGDPVELARRYDAEGADEITFLDVSASSGDRETTYDVVRRTAEQVFVPLTVGGGVRAVADVDKLLRAGADKVGVNTAAIARPELLTEIADRFGSQVLVVSVDARRCPEGTVTDSGYEVTTHGGRRGTGLDAVAWAVRAAELGAGEVLLNSMDADGTNAGFDLEMLGDVRSLVNVPLIASGGAGTAHHFTEAALAGADAVLAASVFHFGTLTIGEVKDDMRRAGIAVR, via the coding sequence ATGAGCGTGTCCGTGCGGGTCGTCCCGTGCCTCGACGTCGACGCGGGTCGCGTCGTCAAGGGCGTGAACTTCGAGAACCTGCGCGACGCGGGCGACCCCGTCGAGCTCGCGCGCCGCTACGACGCGGAGGGCGCGGACGAGATCACGTTCCTCGACGTCTCGGCGTCGTCGGGTGACCGTGAGACGACGTACGACGTCGTGCGGCGCACGGCGGAGCAGGTCTTCGTGCCCCTCACCGTCGGCGGGGGCGTGCGCGCTGTCGCCGACGTCGACAAGCTGCTGCGTGCTGGCGCGGACAAGGTCGGGGTCAACACCGCGGCGATCGCGCGACCCGAGCTCCTCACGGAGATTGCGGACAGGTTCGGCTCCCAGGTGCTCGTCGTCTCGGTCGACGCGCGCCGCTGCCCGGAGGGCACGGTGACGGACTCGGGCTACGAGGTGACGACGCACGGCGGGCGGCGCGGCACGGGGCTCGACGCGGTCGCGTGGGCGGTGCGGGCCGCAGAGCTCGGCGCGGGCGAGGTGCTGCTCAACTCGATGGACGCGGACGGCACGAACGCCGGCTTCGACCTCGAGATGCTCGGCGACGTCCGTTCGCTCGTGAACGTGCCGCTCATCGCGTCGGGCGGTGCCGGGACGGCTCACCACTTCACGGAGGCGGCCCTCGCGGGAGCCGATGCTGTCCTCGCCGCGAGCGTCTTCCACTTCGGCACGCTGACGATCGGCGAGGTCAAGGACGACATGCGGCGCGCGGGCATCGCGGTGCGCTGA
- a CDS encoding TIGR03085 family metal-binding protein → MTWHQHERETLATLLHEAGPDAPTLCEGWRTRHLAVHLAQRELSPWMVLQAVPGPIGRRSAATFDEAVAACAEPTTYHDTIDRWAAAPAAWSPRALAGDAINLVEFFVHGEDVRRASDDEPAPAPVARDLDPAEEDALWQAVRRMTPLLLHRCPVGVVHVLDDGRRSLVHRPKEGRGTVVVTGGVGELALHAHGRGARALVQVVGSDDDVATLELFAPTA, encoded by the coding sequence ATGACCTGGCACCAGCACGAGCGCGAGACCCTGGCGACCCTCCTCCACGAGGCGGGGCCCGACGCGCCCACGCTCTGCGAGGGCTGGCGGACGCGCCACCTCGCGGTCCACCTCGCGCAGCGCGAGCTCTCCCCGTGGATGGTGCTCCAGGCTGTGCCCGGCCCGATCGGCCGCCGCTCGGCGGCGACGTTCGACGAGGCCGTAGCCGCGTGCGCGGAGCCCACGACCTACCACGACACGATCGACCGGTGGGCGGCCGCGCCCGCCGCGTGGAGCCCGCGCGCCCTCGCCGGCGACGCTATCAACCTCGTCGAGTTCTTCGTCCACGGCGAGGACGTCCGCCGCGCCTCCGACGACGAGCCGGCGCCCGCGCCCGTCGCGCGCGACCTCGACCCCGCCGAGGAGGACGCGCTCTGGCAGGCCGTGCGCCGCATGACGCCGCTGCTCCTGCACCGCTGCCCCGTCGGCGTCGTCCACGTCCTCGACGACGGCCGTCGCTCACTCGTCCACCGTCCCAAGGAGGGTCGAGGCACCGTCGTCGTCACGGGAGGCGTCGGCGAGCTCGCGCTCCACGCGCACGGGCGTGGCGCCCGCGCGCTCGTGCAGGTCGTCGGGTCCGACGACGACGTCGCGACCCTCGAGCTCTTCGCGCCCACCGCCTGA
- a CDS encoding ABC transporter ATP-binding protein, translating into MPAPKLRRPVALRGSRLRRSLALMGRGLRAEPWLYTWTILVSGIAGALTVEISTRLGRATDEVVVPALTGTATSTTDVWLGVVGLATVAVLNAIAVAGRRIGAGIGYARLGAAHRRDLAHRYLDLPVAWHRGRPTGRLLAHVSSDAEAATGVFNPLPFALGVMVMLVVAGARLVAVDPWLAAAAFAVLPAVMVVNAVFQRRMSPAVTEAQRLRGDVSDVAHESFSAALLVKSLGTEAREEARFADVADASRAANVEVGRVRALFDPVIELLPSLGTLLVLGVGVWRASVGDVGAGDVVAAAYLLTLLAVPVRAFGWVLGELPRGLVGHDRIAGVLDSHDEVVPGTGPLPGTGPLGVSLEGVGVEVEGPDGPLTLLDDVTVDVAPGETVAVVGATGAGKSTLVALLARLSDPSRGAVRLDGTDVRRVAPGELAAAVAYVSQETFVFEDTVRANVTLMDADEPGGPSDADVWDALGRAHVADTVRALPGGLDAHLGERGSNLSGGQRQRLAIARALVRRPRLLVLDDATSALDPRVERDILLGLGAQGGPTVVIVAYRAASIALANAVVHVEAGRVVDVGTHDELLARDEGYARLATAYARETARRADEAAAAGEEADA; encoded by the coding sequence ATGCCTGCGCCCAAGCTCCGACGCCCCGTCGCCCTCAGGGGCTCGCGCCTGCGCCGGTCGCTCGCCCTCATGGGCCGGGGCCTGCGCGCCGAGCCGTGGCTCTACACGTGGACGATCCTCGTCTCGGGGATCGCGGGTGCGCTCACCGTCGAGATCTCGACGCGGCTCGGCCGCGCGACCGACGAGGTCGTCGTGCCGGCGCTCACGGGCACCGCGACGTCGACGACGGACGTGTGGCTCGGCGTCGTCGGTCTCGCGACGGTCGCGGTGCTCAACGCGATCGCCGTCGCTGGCCGGCGCATCGGTGCGGGCATAGGCTACGCGCGGCTCGGTGCGGCGCACCGGAGGGACCTCGCGCACCGCTACCTCGATCTTCCCGTCGCGTGGCACAGGGGTCGGCCGACCGGTCGTCTGCTCGCGCACGTGAGCTCGGACGCCGAGGCCGCGACGGGTGTCTTCAACCCGCTGCCGTTCGCCCTGGGCGTCATGGTCATGCTCGTCGTCGCCGGGGCACGACTCGTCGCGGTCGACCCGTGGCTCGCGGCCGCGGCGTTCGCGGTGCTCCCTGCGGTCATGGTCGTCAATGCGGTGTTCCAGCGGCGCATGTCGCCCGCGGTCACCGAGGCGCAGCGGCTCCGCGGGGACGTGTCCGACGTCGCGCACGAGAGCTTCTCGGCCGCGCTCCTCGTGAAGTCGCTCGGCACCGAGGCCCGTGAGGAGGCGCGCTTCGCGGACGTCGCCGACGCGTCGCGGGCCGCGAATGTCGAGGTCGGACGGGTGCGTGCACTCTTCGACCCGGTCATCGAGCTGCTGCCGTCGCTCGGCACGCTCCTCGTCCTGGGCGTGGGTGTGTGGCGTGCGTCCGTGGGTGACGTCGGCGCTGGCGACGTCGTCGCTGCCGCGTACCTCCTCACGCTGCTCGCGGTACCCGTGCGCGCTTTCGGCTGGGTGCTCGGCGAGCTTCCGCGCGGGCTCGTCGGCCACGACCGCATCGCGGGGGTCCTCGACTCCCACGACGAGGTCGTCCCCGGGACAGGCCCGCTGCCGGGCACGGGCCCGCTCGGTGTGAGCCTCGAGGGCGTCGGGGTCGAGGTCGAGGGACCGGACGGTCCGCTCACGCTGCTCGACGACGTCACCGTCGACGTCGCGCCGGGGGAGACCGTGGCGGTCGTCGGGGCGACGGGCGCCGGCAAGTCGACGCTCGTCGCGCTGCTCGCCCGGCTCTCGGACCCGTCGCGCGGCGCGGTGCGCCTCGACGGGACGGACGTGCGCCGCGTCGCGCCCGGAGAACTCGCTGCTGCCGTCGCGTACGTGTCGCAGGAGACGTTCGTCTTCGAGGACACGGTGCGCGCCAACGTCACGCTCATGGACGCCGACGAGCCTGGCGGGCCGTCGGACGCCGACGTATGGGACGCGCTCGGGCGCGCGCACGTCGCCGACACGGTCCGCGCCCTACCGGGCGGGCTCGACGCGCACCTCGGTGAGCGCGGCTCGAACCTCTCGGGCGGGCAGCGCCAGCGCCTCGCGATCGCGCGTGCGCTCGTCCGTCGCCCGCGCCTGCTCGTCCTCGACGACGCGACGAGCGCGCTCGACCCGCGCGTCGAGCGCGACATCCTGCTCGGCCTCGGGGCGCAGGGTGGCCCGACGGTCGTCATCGTCGCCTACCGGGCGGCGAGCATCGCGCTCGCGAACGCGGTCGTCCACGTCGAGGCAGGTCGCGTCGTCGACGTCGGCACGCACGACGAGCTCCTCGCGCGCGACGAGGGCTACGCGCGGCTCGCGACGGCATACGCACGGGAGACCGCGCGACGCGCGGACGAGGCCGCCGCGGCGGGCGAGGAGGCAGACGCATGA
- a CDS encoding ABC transporter ATP-binding protein, with protein MSAADDRSPEATVTDAAGRIATASSLGVLGTLRAGVLVSPELLTGLGLTLVLAVLAAGGRVVVPIAVQQSIDTGLLAAGGVDAGRVGVLVAVAALVIVLAGTCSALVNVRLVSRTEAGLKTLRVKAFRHVHDLSVLSQDSERRGALVSRVTSDVDTISMFVQWGGIMLLVASLQLTVATALMAVYSWQLTLLVWACFIPLALVLPRLQRGVNRAFSEVRAAMGGVLGSVSEAVLGAETIRAHAAQARTRRRVDDSVVAHRDSQVRAQVRVAAVFSGGMLVSNLVLVAVVVAGTFLGMAGDISLGRLLAFLFLVQLFTGPVQLATEILNELQNAVAGWRRVLAVLETPVTVADPADGVVSPRGAATVELRGVSYAYPDGPTVLDDVDLVLPPRTRVAVVGRTGSGKTTLAKLVARLMYPSAGEILLDGTDLRRLRAASLRARIVLVPQEGFLFDGTLADNIAYGARDLAPGENARPLVEEAVTALGLGDWLADRPGGLDAPVGQRGEALSAGERQLVALARAYLARADLLVLDEATSAVDPATEVRVARAFEQLAAGRSTMTIAHRLSTAESADLVVVVDAGRVVEVGPHRELVGAGGVYARMHEAWIAQTR; from the coding sequence ATGAGCGCCGCGGATGACAGGTCCCCCGAGGCGACCGTGACGGATGCCGCCGGGCGCATCGCGACCGCGAGCTCGCTCGGCGTGCTCGGGACGTTGCGCGCCGGCGTGCTGGTCTCGCCCGAGCTGCTCACCGGGCTCGGGCTCACGCTCGTCCTCGCGGTTCTCGCGGCGGGCGGGCGCGTCGTCGTGCCGATCGCGGTGCAGCAGTCGATCGACACGGGGCTGCTCGCAGCCGGTGGCGTCGACGCGGGCCGGGTCGGTGTGCTCGTCGCGGTCGCGGCGCTCGTCATCGTGCTCGCGGGTACGTGCTCGGCGCTCGTCAACGTGCGGCTCGTGAGCCGCACCGAGGCGGGCCTCAAGACGCTGCGGGTGAAGGCCTTCCGGCACGTCCACGACCTCTCGGTGCTCTCCCAGGACTCCGAGCGCCGCGGCGCGCTCGTCTCGCGCGTGACGAGCGACGTCGACACGATCTCGATGTTCGTCCAGTGGGGCGGCATCATGCTGCTCGTCGCCTCCCTCCAGCTCACGGTCGCGACGGCGCTCATGGCCGTGTACTCCTGGCAGCTCACGCTCCTCGTGTGGGCGTGCTTCATCCCGCTCGCGCTCGTGCTGCCGCGCCTGCAGCGCGGGGTCAACCGGGCCTTCAGCGAGGTGCGCGCCGCGATGGGCGGAGTGCTCGGCTCCGTCTCCGAGGCCGTGCTCGGCGCCGAGACGATCCGGGCGCACGCCGCGCAGGCACGTACGCGTCGCCGCGTCGACGACTCGGTCGTGGCGCACCGCGACTCGCAGGTGCGGGCGCAGGTGCGGGTCGCCGCGGTGTTCTCGGGCGGCATGCTCGTGAGCAACCTCGTCCTCGTCGCGGTCGTCGTCGCGGGAACGTTCCTCGGCATGGCGGGCGACATCTCGCTCGGCCGCCTGCTGGCGTTCCTCTTCCTCGTGCAGCTCTTCACCGGGCCCGTGCAGCTCGCGACGGAGATCCTCAACGAGCTGCAGAACGCCGTCGCGGGCTGGCGGCGGGTCCTCGCGGTGCTCGAGACCCCCGTGACGGTCGCGGATCCTGCGGACGGCGTGGTCTCGCCGCGTGGTGCCGCGACGGTCGAGCTCCGCGGCGTCTCGTACGCGTACCCGGACGGTCCGACGGTCCTCGACGACGTCGACCTCGTGCTGCCGCCGCGCACGCGCGTCGCTGTCGTCGGACGCACGGGCTCGGGCAAGACGACGCTCGCGAAGCTCGTCGCGCGGCTCATGTACCCGAGCGCGGGGGAGATCCTCCTCGACGGGACGGACCTGCGCCGGCTGCGCGCGGCGAGCCTGCGGGCACGGATCGTCCTCGTGCCTCAGGAGGGCTTCCTCTTCGACGGGACCCTCGCGGACAACATCGCGTACGGTGCGCGGGACCTCGCTCCGGGCGAGAATGCGCGGCCGCTCGTCGAGGAGGCCGTCACGGCGCTGGGACTCGGCGACTGGCTCGCGGACCGTCCGGGCGGCCTCGACGCCCCGGTCGGTCAGCGGGGCGAGGCGCTCTCGGCGGGGGAGCGGCAGCTCGTCGCGCTCGCGCGCGCCTACCTCGCGCGCGCCGACCTCCTCGTGCTCGACGAGGCGACGAGCGCAGTCGATCCCGCGACGGAGGTCCGGGTCGCTCGCGCGTTCGAGCAGCTCGCGGCCGGGCGCTCGACGATGACGATCGCCCACCGGCTCTCGACGGCCGAGTCCGCCGACCTCGTCGTCGTCGTCGACGCGGGTCGCGTCGTCGAGGTGGGACCCCACCGCGAGCTCGTCGGTGCGGGCGGGGTCTATGCGCGCATGCACGAGGCGTGGATCGCGCAGACGCGCTGA
- the hisI gene encoding phosphoribosyl-AMP cyclohydrolase codes for MTDQNASVPQLDLAVASRLKRDDAGLVAAIVQQHDTGEVLMLGWMDDEALRRTLREGRVTFWSRSRQEYWRKGDTSGHVQHVRSVALDCDGDALLVRVDQVGAACHTGARTCFEAGGDLGAVVGGAA; via the coding sequence GTGACCGACCAGAACGCTTCCGTACCTCAGCTCGACCTCGCCGTCGCGAGCCGCCTCAAGCGCGATGACGCGGGTCTCGTCGCCGCCATCGTCCAGCAGCACGACACGGGCGAGGTGCTCATGCTCGGCTGGATGGACGACGAGGCGCTGCGCCGCACGCTCAGGGAGGGCCGCGTGACGTTCTGGTCGCGCTCGCGCCAGGAGTACTGGCGCAAGGGCGACACGTCGGGCCACGTCCAGCACGTGCGTTCGGTCGCGCTCGACTGCGACGGCGACGCGCTGCTCGTGCGCGTCGACCAGGTCGGCGCCGCGTGCCACACGGGCGCACGTACGTGCTTCGAGGCCGGGGGCGACCTCGGCGCCGTCGTCGGGGGCGCCGCGTGA